In the Pseudomonas orientalis genome, one interval contains:
- a CDS encoding tyrosine-type recombinase/integrase, with the protein MWNGSRRSETLPYPPTQKGIKSAAQVVDQVRGLIKLGLLDDDKYAELFPSSSNLAGGKINFGEYAQLWLDSREVVVGTKANYKGALNRYWMPGLALVRIDLITTTLLRRVMAASEWKSPGVKRNAISKLSTILNSAVSEELIPKNPAAILELPKRSKKEIDPFTLEEANQIIAKMYQHDHWPSAIYAAFFEFVFFTGMRLSEALAMRWDAVDEEKRTAHVCRGIALGEVVERTKTGGDRFVLLNDRAMHALQFAREYAERRKKGKGKVLETPFIFPPSKNAEYVKQTSDLHKQWVPTLKALNIRRRPPYNCRHTYATICIMSGMNPAFISQQLGHSVQMLLSTYARWINSSSDWSEMEKLQIGPKLVPAQISAP; encoded by the coding sequence GCTCCCCTATCCCCCGACACAGAAAGGAATCAAGTCTGCCGCACAGGTTGTTGATCAAGTAAGAGGCTTGATAAAGCTGGGGCTGCTCGACGACGACAAATATGCCGAGCTTTTCCCAAGTTCTAGCAACCTCGCCGGCGGGAAGATCAACTTCGGCGAATACGCGCAGCTCTGGCTGGACAGCCGTGAGGTGGTGGTCGGCACGAAGGCGAACTACAAGGGAGCACTGAACAGGTACTGGATGCCGGGGCTGGCTCTGGTGCGGATCGACCTGATAACTACCACCCTGCTACGCCGGGTAATGGCCGCCAGCGAGTGGAAGTCGCCGGGCGTTAAGCGCAATGCCATATCGAAGCTGTCTACCATCCTGAATTCAGCCGTATCTGAAGAACTGATCCCGAAGAACCCAGCGGCGATCCTTGAGCTGCCCAAGCGCAGCAAAAAGGAAATTGATCCCTTCACGCTTGAAGAAGCAAACCAAATCATCGCGAAGATGTATCAGCACGATCACTGGCCCAGCGCGATCTATGCGGCGTTTTTTGAGTTTGTGTTTTTTACAGGAATGCGTCTGTCCGAAGCCCTGGCTATGCGCTGGGATGCGGTAGACGAAGAGAAAAGGACGGCCCACGTGTGTCGCGGGATCGCCTTGGGGGAAGTGGTGGAACGCACGAAAACTGGAGGAGATCGCTTCGTTTTGTTGAATGACCGCGCCATGCACGCTCTGCAATTTGCCAGGGAGTACGCAGAACGTCGGAAAAAAGGGAAAGGCAAGGTGCTGGAAACGCCTTTCATTTTTCCGCCCTCGAAGAACGCGGAGTACGTGAAACAGACTTCTGACTTACACAAACAGTGGGTTCCGACGCTAAAAGCGCTGAATATCCGTCGTCGGCCGCCATACAACTGTCGTCACACCTATGCGACAATATGCATTATGTCTGGCATGAACCCCGCCTTCATTTCCCAGCAGCTCGGCCATAGTGTGCAGATGCTGCTCTCGACTTATGCGCGTTGGATCAACTCAAGCTCGGACTGGAGCGAAATGGAAAAGCTCCAGATTGGTCCCAAATTGGTCCCAGCTCAAATAAGCGCACCCTAA